The Penaeus chinensis breed Huanghai No. 1 chromosome 16, ASM1920278v2, whole genome shotgun sequence sequence aaaagatcttatcAAATGTTATCTCTAATTCGGTATcaataatctcttttttttttgttttttgtttttacaatcTGTTAATAACAAAACCGTGGATGTCtttgcaacaaaaacaacaacaacaacgctgcTTTTTACTATTGACCGGTGAGTGGGCAGGAAGGGAGGAGTTGTGAGTTACTGTTGGAGTTGGTGAGGTGTTGGAGATGGAGGAGCCGGGTTGTTGGAGATGGCGGAGCCGGGTTGGTGAGGTGTTGGAGATGGAGGAGCCGGGTTGTTGGAGATGGAGGAGCCGGGTTGGTGAGGTGTTGGAGATGGAGGAGCCGGGTTGTTGGAGATGGCGGAGCCGGGTTGGTGAGGTGTTGGAGATGGAGGAGCCGGGTTGTTGGAGATGGAGGAGCCGGGTTGGTGAGGTGTTGCAGATGGAGGAGCCGGGTTGTTGGAGATGGAGGAGCCGGGTTGTTGGAGATGGCGGAGCCGGGTTGTTGAGGTGTTGGAGATGGAGGAGCCGAGTTGGTGAGGTGTTGGAGATGGAGGAGCCGAGTTGGTGAGGTGTTGGAGATGGAGGAGCCGAGTTGGTGAGGTGTTGGAGATGGAGGAGCCGGGTTGTTGAGGTGTTGGAGATGGAGGAGCCGAGTTGGTGAGGTGTTGGAGATGGAGGAGCCGAGTTGGTAAGTTGTTGGAGATGGAGGAGCCGAGTTGGTGAGGTGTTGGAGATGGAGGAGCCGGGTTGGTGAGGTGTTGGAGATGGAGCAGCCGGGTTGGTGAGGTGTTGGAGATGGAGGAGCCGGGTTGGTGAGGTGTTGGAGATGGAGGAGCCGAGTTGGTGAGGTGTTGGAGATGGAGCAGCCGGGTTGGTGAGGTGTTGGAGATGGAGGAGCCGGGTTGGTGAGGTGTTGGAGATGGAGCAGCCGGGTTGGTGAGGTGTTGGAGATGGAGCAGCCGGGTTGGTGAGGTGTTGGAGATGGAGGAGCCGGGTTGGTGAAGTGTTGGAGATGGAGGAGCCGGGTTGTTGGAGATGGCGGAGCCGGGTTGGTGAGGTGTTGGAGATGGAGGAGCCGGGTTGGTGAGGTGTTGGAGATGGAGGAGCCGGGTTGGTGAGGTGTTGGAGATGGAGCAGCCGGGTTGGTGAGGTGTTGGAGATGGAGGAGCCGGGTTGGTGAGGTGTTGGAGATGGAGGAGCCGGGTTGGTGAGGTGTTGGAGATGGAGCAGCCGAGTTTGTGGGGGATGGATCAGCCGAATTGTTGGAGATGGGGGAGCCTAGTTGTTGGATTGTTGGAGATGAAGGAGCCGGGTTGTTGAGGTGTTGGAGATGGAGGAGCCGGGTTGTTGGAGATGAAGGAGCCGGGTTGTTGAGGTGTTGGAGATGGAGGAGCCGAATTGGTGAGGTGTTGGAGATGGAGGAGCCGAATTGGTGAGGTGTTGGAGATGGAGGAGCCGGGTTGGTGAGGTGTTGGAGATGGAGGAGCCGAATTGGTGAGGTGTTGGAGATGGATCAGCCGAATTATTGGAGATGAAGCTGAACAAgacggaggaggatgaaaagaaaaaagaaggaagaggaggaggaggaggaggagggtgaaagggcaGTGGAGGAGAATAATGGGGATAAGAACGAGGGAGAatgaggtggatgagagagagagagagagaggatgaaggagcggaggagaatggggggtggggggggggtccctcTCACTGCCATCCCTCATCATCGCTCATAACCCATCTTCCCGTAAAATTAATTTTCGAACAGGCGGGCCCCGGCAGAGTTCACTTTTATATCTCCAACGGGAATGTGCCACTGCGGTTTGATGAGGCCGCCTTCAACCCACTgaattaaagttaaaaaaaaaaaaaaaaatgaacatcaacCTTGATCTTAGTAAGAACCTAATTTCGGGTTGCCAAATGAAGaaattgtttatgaatatataaaagttggtgaacaaatacaaacatagacacaggtacaaacaaacacacatacatgcatatacaggcacaaatacagacaaatgcacatgccaacgcacacgtacatacacactgtgtCCTTGTGTTGCCAAACAAGGTGTGTTTATTAACCTCACTGTTGCCAGAACCAGTGCCAGTTGATGCCCAATGTTATAAAACTCAGTGTTGGTTTGCCTTAGTGTTAGCAGACTCGGTACGCTACTTGACACAATATTACCACACCTGGAGAGTCCGCGGTCCGTGTTGCCAGATCGAGAACACATTTCAGGCAGTATACACAGTGTTATCTAACCCTCAACTTGTTTCATCACGGCTACCAGATCCCCGGGTCTAAATTTATCCGCTGACACTGTAACTAACTACAATATTGTGTCCGTTGGTATTACACCACTACGGCTACGTGTCAGCTGGATCCCTGATTCCCACAACGCGTCAGCTGATACCCACCAATCTTTCAGTAGTAAAACCGCTGACACTATCACCATCGTAATGTGCCAAATGTCGATAACGAAGTGTTTGATCAAAAGTCCACCGCAAGCACCCAAAGCGACGGCTGAAAGCACCCCCccaccttcgccctccccccaccccgccctcggCAGCACCCACAGCATAATCCAAACACCAACTCTTGCCCCACCTCCtaatcctccacttcctcctcctcttcttcctcttcctcttcctcttcctcctcctcctcctcttcttcttcctcttctcctcttcctcttcctcttcctcctcctcctcttcttcttcctcttcctcttcctcttcctcttcctcttcctcttcctcttcctcctcctcctcctcttacttccacttccacttccacttccacttccacttccacttccacttccacttccacttccacttcctcctcctactactactactacttttctcTTCCTACCTGTTTTCCaccccttcctattcttcttctcgatctcttccccttcttccccttctcctttcctttcccttctcctttcctttcccttctccttccgtctccctcacctacctccccttctctcttcgtctcctccatgcccttcccttttcccttcccctcctccctcctccctcctccctcctccctcctctcttctctctcctcccttccccctcctccccacccaagGGTAAACAGTGTTTGCGTCCCCCTGGGTCATTATTTATCCCCAGCTCATCCGGGTGGTGCTCCGGGAGCCTCTAAGGATGCTGTCGACTTCTGCATACGCTGCGATATCGAAATGCAACATCACCCCtcatctcactcactcgcttattcactcactcactcactcgcttattcactcactcactcactcgcttattcactcactcactcactcgcttattcactcactcactcactcgcttattcactcactcactcactcgcttattcactcactcactcactcgcttattcactcactcactcactcgcttattcactcactcactcactcgcttattcactcactcactcgcttattcactcactcactcacctactcacccactcactcacccacttacgcacttatccacccacccacccacccactcacccacccacccacccacccactcacccactcacccactcatccactcatccactcacccactcacccactctgcATAAACACATACTATATCTTTGAGGAACACATCTATCCTTTAGGACGTGACCTCACACCGGGCGCTATGCTGAACATAACTCGTCTATTTTACTTTATGTTTAACTTCATGAATGAGCGGGGATGCCTACGGTCGTCATTTTGTCTGACCTCTTGTTGGTTACCGTGAGAGCAGTTCTGTCTATGGTCACATATTCCCCTCGACATGCTGTAAGGTGCTCTCTGTCTATCAGCTTGCAGCTCTCGGTCTATCAGCTTGCAACACGAATGTCAACCGCGACTCAAAAAAACTTTCTCTCACTATTTACGTATCTATATAATGCACGCAAAGCAAACACatgcacgaacacgcacacaaaccctcactaacacatacagaaaaaacgcaaacgcatacgcacacaaacacgcacagacaaaccaACCAACCCCACCTAGGTTTCATctgccccacccctcccccacccccacccctccctcctccccgctcgtAAACAGGCCGTATCGCCGCCGCCGTCCGCCACAACGGGGAAAGTAACTACCCTcgcctcacccctttccccaccgCCCACGGCCTATCACCGCCCACACACATGCAGCGCCCACGGCCCTCTCTTCGCCACCCACCCCAAGCCCGTCGCCATAGAGCTCTGTCACCATCCTGTCATCACAACCCACGCTCCTATCACCACCAAACGTACCCTGTAACCACCCACATGCTCGTCACCACAAAACCCTATCATCACTACCCACACCCCTGTCACCACCCCTATCATCACAACCCACACCCCTGTAACCACCCCTATCATCACAACCCACACCCCTGTAACCACCCCTATCATcactacccacacccacacccacgtggCGCCCACAACACTCGTACAAACAAATATGAATCCCACGCCCAAAGTCCTTTCATCCCGTAATTAGCATGCTTCTCCTCCAAATCCACAAGTATGCATAATCCTACATGCCTATGCGGATAAACGGAGCGTATCGGATACCTGATCTGAGTGGATGTCCTTTACTCGGTCGCAACGGACAGCGGACGGACAGCGGACGGACAGCGGACGGACAGCGGACGGACAGCAGACGGACTGCGGATGGACAGCAGACGGACTGCGGATGGACATCAACTCCGACTTGGATCCGCTTACCTGTAGctctgtgtacgtgcgtgtgcgtgtgcgtgtgcgtttgcgtgtgtgtacctacagtcatatatatgcatgcagatagttgggtagatggatagatagaccaaGGTTGgaaagcagaaagacagacagatagccagatatgGGTAGataagtaagacagacagacaagcaaacagacccacgtgtagcaatatatatatatatatatatatatatatatatatatatatatatatatatatatatatatatgagaatgagagagagagcgagagagcgagcgagagagagagagagagagagagagagagagagagagagagagagagagagagagagagagagagagagagagagagagagagagagatgaattacacacacatgtattacatATCAGTAACAAGACCAGCTACCTACACAAAAGTATCTGATCTCTCCTTAATATCTGTGCCAGacgctcgcaccccccccccccccctgtcgccTGCACCTGGACGTAACGACCAACCGCACAAACAGGGtcaacagaggggaggggggggactggGGAGGCGACGTAAacaaggaagggtgaggaggggacggagaggaagggaaagggaagaagggggtaggggtaagcGCCAGCTGGGGAAACACAGCGACATACCCCTGCTATGACAACTCGCAGGGCTCATTGCGTgattgggaaggagaagggggcggaagaaaaaggagggataacgagaaaggagggcgagagcgagggagagaaggagaaaggggggaggaaagaagagagagaaggagggaggcagagagatttTATGTTTACTTTGTCATGtttagaaagcgaaagagagcgagagagcgagagagagagaacgagagagagagagcgagagagagagagagagagagagagagagagagagagagagagagagagagagagagagagagagagagagagagagagagagagagagtgagagtgagagtgagagaaagagggagagagggagagagagggagaaagggagggaaggagggagactgagtaagagaaagaacacgaaaaagagagtaggagtgagtttgagggagggagggagggagaaagaccgacagacacagagacagaccacAGCGCATTTCCCCTGCAACGGCTGGGCAGGACACACTGGCACGCCCATCACCAGGGTACCCCACGCTATGAAAAGTCACCAGGTTTTGCCCTCGGGCCGCCCACGCTGTGCCGCGGGCGGGTCTTCGGAAAGGCTGCTACGAGGGAGAaattgggaagagaggagaggggggggataaagcgaagaggggaaagagaaggaggtggggatggaaagagatagggacgaaggaggggaggaggaggggatggaaagagatagggacgaaggaggggaggaggaggggatggaaagagatagggaagaacATGGATGAaaccagagggaaagggagaggataagatggggaaggaaaggaagaggatgagaagggaagaaaagggagaggataagaggatgagtcatgatgagaaaaaaagaacagcgaagaaaacggggaaaagcaAAATGACgtgaagtaagggagagagaagagaaaaaaggaagggaccGGCGGGGAAGGTCGAGGGAAGCGGCGGGCGgcactcccctcccctattcGGCGCTCGCCCCGACCACGTCCGAAGTTGTTGCCAAGTGTGCACGGGCAACGTGGCGGGGCTTTGTGGCGCGGCGCAcggcctacctcccccccttcccctacttccctccctcccccattcccttccttccctccctactcccttcctttccttccctccttccattccttccctccctcccccctacccttccttccctccctccctccttcacttccttccctccctccccccttcacttccgtcccaccaacccctccctctcttctcttgcaccctgccccccttcccctccaaccctcagttcccctcctcccacctaccttcctcaccccctccttttcctcccctaacctcctgtccccccccccccccctggcgccGAGGGCCACCTGGCACCCTTCGCCGCATCCTGCTGCTGGTTGTCCTGCGGCGACGCCCGCGGGGCACGCCTGGCGTACTGCTTGGCGCCCGAGGATTTCGCTTCGCTGCGCCGCTATGGTcggcataattattatcgttatcatcattactattatcattaatttcatcattatcaatactactaccgttattgctattatcattatcatcatcattattaatactattaccgttattactattatcattaccatcatcatcattattaatacttttacttttatcactattatgattatcatcatcgtttataatactatcactgttattactatcattattatcatcattagtagtagtagtaatagttatggtagtaacagtagtagtagtagtaaaaatagtagtagtagttgtagaatcattatcattactttattttgataattatcataatttttttctttaccattattattatcattatcattaccaccatcagtatttattattattgtcatcataatcatccttacccttatctttgtcattatcatcatcattatcatcagtgccaccactatcatcatcaccaccattatataattttaataattattacattatgtATATCACCCTCATTGATTTTATGCGGACTTCTCACAGCAACGGGAAAACACGAAAGCGTCTTTCGATGGTAGTCCCTCTTTtcgaaggaaaaataaggaggaggaagaagaagaaaaagaaagaaaagaaaaaaagccgaAAGCAACAATCTGTCAGAATCTCTTCCCTTGTCTCGATATTCAGATGTACAACTCCCCTCGGGCATCGCGACTCGCTCTCATGGTCTGGCGACTCCCCTCagtctttccccccttccccccacatacGCCCCCTTtgcgtagcccccccccccccttcctccctttagcGTCTCTCTCGCCGGAGGGTCTAATAAATGCCGGACGCACCcgccctgttctccttcctcgtcctcgctCCATCaaatccactcctctcccccccttctctcccccccttctctcccccccttctctcccccccttctctcccccccttctcttcccctcttcccttctccctctcccgatcACCCCCTGCGACGTCTAAAAgcccctctcttccctatttctccccaaccccctttcatccagcacctcccctttcccctcccctccccctcccacggaCAGGGTGAGTCATAGGTCACAGCTGATCGTCCGTCTCCCTCTCGCGTGCACGATTCGCACGACCAGGGAAGAAGACCTTTTCCTCTCCGCCTTCCCTCGTTTTTCTAaattccctcccttcgcctccttcccgACTCCCCTCTTAATATCTGCTAGTCGacactttctcccctccttccccccttatctccacaccccctctccctctctctctcctgccccctgcCAGCTGACGAGGACGGGCACCCGGACGCCACCACAAACGGGCGGTGCCAACCAGGACAACAACCACCGACGGGCGCCTCACTAGCAACGCTAAGggaaagaagacaataaaaagCAAATTTGGCAGCCTATaaacgcccctccccccacccccaccctcatcccattctcccttcctcctgtacCCATTCCTTACCccattctccccaccccccatccccatcctcatccccattcTCGTATGCGGCCGCCGAAATGAAGACAATGGGTTCCCCGCGCTGAAAATTTGATGCACAAACACGGAAAATCAATTTCGACTGCTAGGAAAGGGCGGGCGGGAGTGTGGGTGGTGGGCGGAGGGTGTGGATGGTGGGCGGAGGGTGGGCGGAGGGTGGGCGGAGGGTGGGCGGAGGGTGGGCGGAGGGTGTGGGTGGCGGGCGTGGATTGTAGGGGAGGTGCAAGGTAGGGTGGATAGAGGAACCTAATCATTACCAGTCATTTTACAAACCTACCTCGTCATTACCGTGCTGCCCCCTCTCCTAACTCGTATATATCAAAAACCAATATTACAATAATCCCTacgataattatggtaatcaAAACGAAAGAACagatgtaaaataaaagaaataataataaaaaaacgcatTCTATCAATCGTATCATTGTATGCATATGGCTTGGTCTCGCATTCATTAAAGCCGATTTGGTTAATTTGGCCCCAGAAGGCAACGTGGCggacccccctccccgtcccactccccttcccccacccccacccccacccccacccctctctcgaAGGCGGTCCTATTCGCACTCTTATTCACTCACGCGATGAGGTAGGTGCCAGGTGTCAGCATCCCGGGTCCGCAGCATCCCGGGTCCGCAGCATCCCTCATCTCGCGGCCCTGGACAAACACCAGCATCAACAAGCGCCAGACCTGTGGATCtctcactacccccctccccccctattacCCCCACGCCGCAATCCTGTTGTTGGAAATCGTAATGGAcaaaatgcaaatacatatatgtacatgctaagaattacaaataataatgataataagccaaATAAGAGGGCGAAACACAACAAAGAGAGTTTAAAATCTGGACAGAGAATTGAATTAAAGCACTAAACTAATCTCGCATGCCTCTGCTCGCGGGTTGCATGCTCCAGTTGCATGACATCGCCCGGGCCAACGCGGGAGAAGGGCGGTGATTTACAGGGATGCTGGCAGGGGACGAGACCGCGCCGAAACGTGGGCGGCGGCAGAgtcggcgggcggcgggcggctctCTGCTTCTGCCCCACTTGCTTGCGACAGTCTCTGCTTGCACGTTGTTGGCAACGTATGCTCGGCTGCATATAGGGTGATTGGCGAATCGGTGCATGGTGGGCGCAGGTGATGATGCCCGGTACCCCGCCCCTTCCTAATCCCCGATCCCACCTCCGCCAAGTCTCCCAATCCCCAATCCTTGATCTCGCCGCACGCAACATTCCCCACATTTCTGCCTCGGCCGCCGCCgcccaacacaaacaaacatataacggCCACATGCCTGCATATAAGTGAACATCATCTGCGCCCCTTTTCTGgcccttcttttatctcctcctcctcctcctcctcctcctcctcctcctcctcctcctcctcctcctcctcctcctcctcctcctcctcctcctcctcctccccttcctcctcttcctccccttcctcctcttcctccccttcctcctcttcctccccttcctccccttcctccccttcctccccttcctccccttcctccccttcctccccttcctcctcttcctccccttcctcctcttcctcctcttcctcctcttccttaccaccttcccccctttgccccacccctccctcctacccccatgAAACCCGCGGCCCTCACGAACCACTCATTCTCTTCCCCAAACACAGCAAACATGATCTCCCAGTCCCTATGCAGAATGTACCGTAAACACCGTAGTGAGCAGCCCAGTCCCCACGTCAATTGCACCGTAGTGAACAGTATTTTCCGTTACGCTTTCTCCCATAGACAAACAAGTTCTTGGAACACGCTACACTTCCTGTAATACACTAGTGAGTCCATACTTTCAACTCCGATACTTTCAGTCACACTCCACTCCTCTCTATTTACTCCCCTTCTTTCACGTTCAGAATGGACCaacggaagtgtgtgtgtgtgtgtgtgtgtgtgtgtgtgtgtgtgtgtgtgtgtgtgtgtgtgtgtgtgtgtgtgtgtgtgtgtgtgtgcgcgcgcgcgcgtgcgtgcgt is a genomic window containing:
- the LOC125033216 gene encoding ras-associated and pleckstrin homology domains-containing protein 1-like; amino-acid sequence: MVIVSAVLLLKDWWVSADALWESGIQLTRSRSGVIPTDTILCGNIVSSSVPSLLTLRQTNTEFYNIGHQLALVLATAPPSPTIRLIHPPQTRLLHLQHLTNPAPPSPTPHQPGSSISNTSPTRLLHLQHLTNPAPPSPTPHQPGSSISNTSPTRLRHLQQPGSSISNTSPTRLLHLQHLTNPAAPSPTPHQPGCSISNTSPTRLLHLQHLTNPAAPSPTPHQLGSSISNTSPTRLLHLQHLTNPAAPSPTPHQPGSSISNTSPTRLLHLQQLTNSAPPSPTPHQLGSSISNTSTTRLLHLQHLTNSAPPSPTPHQLGSSISNTSPTRLLHLQHLNNPAPPSPTTRLLHLQQPGSSICNTSPTRLLHLQQPGSSISNTSPTRLRHLQQPGSSISNTSPTRLLHLQQPGSSISNTSPTRLRHLQQPGSSISNTSPTPTAWRLLKLHPNSKCPFAAGGVCHRSCYDPEVACKSVARSGLAGDRVPARTLPPPSHSTTLTATSWDLPSPLLFARDIYPSLVRFRLVRRDEFIVGEAFVLPSAEEACEASRARASASCKETVYADSRSSSSL